A region of Paenibacillus sp. JNUCC-31 DNA encodes the following proteins:
- a CDS encoding IS1182 family transposase codes for MYIQYTMDQLFLPMDLETDIPENHLVRVVNEAVSRLSDSIFNAAYPGGGRHSYHPKMLTKIIIYAYTQRIYSSRQIAKAVRENIMFMWLTGRQKPDFRTINRFRSERMKEVLETVFTHVLELLVQEQYVSLDHYFLDGTKLEANANRYTFVWKKAVVKHQAKLQEKVHTLFQAIEEAENDEDALHTGTDLPELGEASALTAEKLEQSVKQLEEKLSEKNKNKTLKKVVRQLRKDLLPRLQKYEYQIQTAGERGSYSKTDPDATFMRMKEDHMRNGQLKPGYNVQIGTENQFVLGYSVHQRPTDTKCLKPHLDHLEETLGQRPKTVIADAGYGSEENYSYLEEKNIQAIVKYGTYHKEKTRAFQQAIGKVDNWSYNETLDTWTCTAGQTLPFRYESRTVTESGYTIRTRHYRSEGCSQCPLKATCTKAQGDREIAISLTYMRQKNEMRERLRSEEGYTLSVRRMIEPESVFGQMKNNRGFRRFLLRGLQKVSLEVGWLCLAHNLLKKAAMTEKRKRDKAG; via the coding sequence TTGTACATTCAATATACCATGGATCAACTTTTCTTGCCAATGGATTTGGAGACAGATATCCCTGAAAATCACCTCGTGCGTGTCGTGAATGAGGCAGTTAGCCGCCTGAGCGACTCCATTTTCAACGCTGCATACCCTGGCGGTGGACGCCACAGCTATCATCCCAAAATGCTCACCAAAATCATCATCTACGCCTACACCCAGCGCATCTATTCTTCCCGGCAAATCGCCAAGGCGGTTCGCGAAAATATCATGTTCATGTGGCTCACCGGGCGGCAAAAACCCGACTTCCGTACCATTAATCGTTTCCGTTCGGAGCGGATGAAAGAGGTATTGGAAACCGTGTTTACCCATGTGCTGGAGCTACTGGTTCAGGAGCAATATGTGTCGTTGGATCACTATTTTCTGGACGGAACCAAGCTGGAAGCGAATGCCAATCGCTACACCTTTGTGTGGAAAAAAGCCGTCGTCAAGCATCAGGCTAAGTTACAAGAAAAAGTACATACCCTATTTCAAGCCATCGAAGAGGCGGAAAACGACGAGGATGCCCTCCACACCGGAACCGACCTGCCTGAACTTGGCGAAGCCTCGGCTCTCACGGCGGAAAAGCTGGAGCAATCCGTCAAGCAATTGGAGGAAAAGCTAAGCGAAAAAAACAAGAACAAAACGCTCAAGAAAGTCGTGCGTCAGTTGCGGAAGGACTTGCTACCCCGGCTGCAAAAATATGAATATCAGATCCAAACCGCCGGTGAGCGGGGCAGCTACAGCAAAACTGATCCGGATGCGACGTTCATGCGAATGAAAGAGGACCACATGCGAAACGGTCAACTGAAGCCTGGATACAATGTACAGATCGGAACAGAAAATCAGTTTGTTTTGGGCTACAGCGTACACCAGCGACCTACGGATACCAAATGTCTGAAACCCCATCTGGATCATCTGGAAGAAACGCTTGGCCAAAGACCGAAGACCGTCATTGCCGATGCCGGGTATGGCAGCGAAGAGAATTACAGCTATTTGGAAGAGAAAAACATTCAGGCCATCGTCAAATATGGGACATACCACAAAGAAAAAACAAGGGCTTTTCAGCAAGCCATCGGTAAAGTGGATAACTGGAGCTACAACGAAACGTTAGATACGTGGACCTGTACGGCGGGACAAACGTTACCTTTTCGGTATGAAAGCCGGACGGTGACGGAGAGTGGCTACACGATTCGGACACGTCATTATCGAAGTGAGGGTTGTAGCCAGTGCCCCTTGAAAGCTACATGTACCAAGGCCCAAGGTGACCGGGAGATTGCGATCAGCCTGACCTACATGCGGCAAAAAAACGAGATGCGAGAACGCCTCCGTAGCGAGGAAGGATACACGCTGTCGGTTCGGCGCATGATTGAGCCTGAAAGTGTGTTTGGGCAAATGAAAAACAATCGGGGATTCCGAAGATTCCTGCTTCGTGGCTTGCAAAAAGTAAGCTTGGAGGTCGGGTGGCTTTGCCTTGCCCACAACCTGCTCAAAAAAGCCGCAATGACGGAAAAACGCAAACGGGACAAAGCAGGATGA
- a CDS encoding type I restriction-modification system subunit M: MTSSQRFGLLDRLWSRLDYLGGFMEESAAVRNYFLGIICYGYLSRKLENQVSDLLLYDNCSFEEAWKDEKMNDYLRKELVLNLGYVIEPHYLYSTMVDQIKKGLFNLEYFQSGINSLSRSMIDVCSESSSLCYLFTDMKLSSSLLGQHIKSESNFITDTIIDIYEILFEDDSIDPQFFGEAFEYLISRFATSAGKKSGEFYTPPEISALIAKIVTAEKKELRSVYDPTCGSASLLLRIAKEAKVGHFYGQEKMSTIFNLARMNMLLHEVSFERFDICNDETLERPKHMDMHFEAVVAHPPYSAKWSADSHFLNDERFRSYGVLAPQSKADFAFVQHMVHHLDFKGILAAILPLGILFRGGSEGKIRSIFVEKYNYFDAIIGLPPNLMYGTSIPVCILVIKKSRETNDRIMFIDASHDYENGRNQNKLRDMDIDKIVDTYINKKQIKGYSYLATLDELRDNDFNLNISRYIDKDIGSEMIDIISAKRQLKEIDQKIEKIDDGIKSKLKELGIVFLDR, encoded by the coding sequence ATGACTTCTTCACAGCGATTTGGACTTCTTGATCGACTATGGTCAAGGCTTGATTATTTGGGCGGGTTTATGGAGGAATCAGCAGCTGTACGGAATTATTTTTTGGGAATTATATGTTATGGATATCTTTCGCGGAAACTTGAAAATCAAGTTAGTGATCTACTGCTTTATGATAATTGCTCATTTGAGGAAGCATGGAAAGATGAGAAAATGAATGATTATTTAAGGAAAGAACTTGTTTTGAATCTAGGATATGTTATTGAGCCCCACTACTTATATTCGACGATGGTTGATCAGATTAAGAAAGGTCTATTCAATTTAGAGTACTTTCAGTCTGGAATCAATTCCCTAAGTAGATCCATGATAGATGTATGCAGTGAAAGTAGTAGTCTTTGTTATCTATTCACTGATATGAAATTATCGTCCTCTCTATTAGGACAACATATTAAATCTGAATCTAATTTCATTACTGATACTATAATAGACATTTACGAGATCCTTTTCGAAGATGACAGTATAGATCCTCAATTTTTTGGGGAGGCTTTTGAATATCTAATCTCGCGGTTTGCGACAAGCGCAGGTAAGAAATCTGGGGAATTCTATACTCCACCTGAGATCTCTGCACTCATTGCTAAAATAGTGACAGCAGAGAAAAAAGAACTTAGGAGTGTATACGATCCAACTTGTGGTTCCGCTTCACTTCTTCTACGGATTGCGAAAGAAGCTAAAGTAGGACACTTTTACGGTCAGGAAAAAATGAGTACAATATTTAATTTGGCCCGGATGAATATGTTGTTGCACGAAGTTTCGTTTGAACGATTTGATATTTGTAACGATGAAACCTTGGAGCGACCTAAGCATATGGATATGCATTTTGAAGCGGTTGTAGCTCATCCCCCGTATAGTGCTAAATGGAGTGCCGATTCTCATTTTTTAAATGATGAACGTTTTAGGTCTTATGGTGTGCTTGCCCCACAATCAAAGGCTGATTTTGCGTTTGTCCAGCATATGGTTCATCATTTGGATTTCAAAGGAATTCTAGCCGCAATATTACCACTAGGAATACTGTTTAGGGGAGGATCAGAAGGGAAAATACGGAGTATATTCGTTGAAAAATATAATTATTTTGATGCAATCATCGGATTACCTCCTAACTTGATGTATGGCACAAGTATTCCAGTATGTATCCTTGTCATAAAAAAAAGTCGTGAAACGAATGATAGAATCATGTTTATCGATGCTTCTCATGATTATGAGAATGGAAGGAACCAGAACAAATTAAGAGATATGGATATTGACAAAATTGTCGATACCTATATTAACAAGAAACAAATCAAGGGATACTCCTACTTGGCTACTTTAGATGAGTTGAGAGATAACGACTTTAATTTGAATATTTCAAGGTATATCGATAAGGATATAGGGAGTGAAATGATTGACATTATATCTGCCAAACGGCAGCTAAAAGAAATCGATCAAAAAATAGAAAAAATCGATGATGGAATAAAATCAAAATTAAAAGAACTAGGCATTGTTTTTCTCGATCGTTAA